One window of the Maylandia zebra isolate NMK-2024a linkage group LG19, Mzebra_GT3a, whole genome shotgun sequence genome contains the following:
- the LOC112433430 gene encoding uncharacterized protein LOC112433430, with protein MMHRLLSKLKAALNQQPLNLDYLEFLTRHELVLFESFSQQIGGLSEITEALQNVHHLVQCEINISSVAIIELETEVGLGPGHPKIVLERERLKNLLDIQLPVSCIAKCLGVSRRTIYRRMQEFDLSVRGTYSTMNDQELDNIISAIKNQMPNAGYRMVQVHLVSMGLRVQWWRMMASMHRVDAVGIFKRITELGCVVRRSYSVRGPLSLVHIDTNHKLIRYNVVIFGGVDGYSRKVLYLDAATNNRAKTAFSFFLRSAQLHGLPSRVRADQGVENLDIAHFMFATRGTGRASFISGKSVHNQRVERLWRDVWIAVTSKYHDILHSLEEDGLLDISDVIHLFGVHYIFVPRLRADLVTFVGGWNNHPLRTEGGLTPEQLWCMGHLQELDEGERLEELRDPGID; from the exons ATGATGCATAGACTCCTCTCTAAACTGAAAGCTGCTTTAAACCAACAACCACTAAATCTGGATTATTTGGAGTTCTTGACTCGTCATGAGCTTGTTCTGTTTGAATCTTTCTCTCAGCAAATAGGCGGTCTGTCAGAGATTACAGAGGCTCTACAAAACGTTCATCATCTGGTTCAGTGTGAAATTAACATCAGCTCTGTGGCCATTATTGAACTGGAAACAGAAGTTGGTCTGGGACCTGGCCACCCCAAAATCGTACTAGAGAGAGAAAGACTCAAGAATTTGTTGGACATTCAGCTGCCAGTCAGCTGCATTGCTAAATGTCTTGGTGTTTCAAGAAGAACAATCTACAGGAGGATGCAAGAATTTGACTTGTCTGTGAGAGGAACATACAGCACAATGAATGACCAAGAGCTGGACAACATCATATCGGCTATCAAAAATCAGATGCCAAATGCTGGCTATCGAATGGTTCAAGTACATTTGGTTTCTATGGGTCTCCGTGTTCAGTGGTGGAGAATGATGGCCTCCATGCATCGAGTTGATGCTGTAGGGATCTTCAAACGGATCACAGAACTAGGCTGTGTTGTGCGAAGAAGCTACTCGGTGCGAGGCCCTCTCTCCCTGGTCCACATAGACACAAATCACAAGCTAATAAG GTACAATGTTGTGATCTTTGGTGGAGTGGATGGCTACTCAAGGAAG gTCCTGTACTTGGATGCAGCAACTAACAACAGGGCAAAAACTGCATTCTCATTTTTCCTGAGATCAGCCCAGCTTCACGGCTTGCCATCAAG GGTTAGGGCAGATCAAGGAGTAGAAAACCTGGACATTGCACATTTCATGTTTGCCACAAGAGGAACAGGGAGAGCGAGTTTCATATCTGGAAAGAGTGTCCACAATCAGAG AGTAGAACGACTTTGGCGTGATGTCTGGATTGCAGTCACTAGCAAGTACCATGATATTCTTCACTCACTCGAGGAGGATGGCCTGCTTGACATTTCAGATGTCATTCATCTTTTTGGTGTCCACTACATCTTTGTCCCTCGACTCCGAGCAGATCTTGTCACCTTTGTTGGAGGATGGAATAATCATCCCCTCAGGACAGAAGGTGGTCTCACTCCTGAACAGCTCTGGTGTATGGGACATCTACAAGAGCTGGACGAGGGCGAGAGACTTGAG GAGCTTCGGGATCCAGGCATTGACTGA
- the LOC112433431 gene encoding uncharacterized protein LOC112433431 isoform X1 has translation MAESNNGSNNTTPQYQGNGAVESAVRNLVSLLLNNISTNPSGRPTESGQPEPRNLTIQQEMTRSFPGYFKSHLSRGKKRCLTSTKQLVKAGSKTTGLSFYLLSKNTSYTPLPAEELELLQAGMGRQTVSLPEDGDHAEISRLLEETFPKMEYLCGGWLLHKATGGSGRRKLTVIPPETEGYSVKTLKAVSGGGKSTFYIVPLQETLDTSPLPPDSQHFSKMPKKICYQCNEVMPLQMLAVHINTCKGKFSPDETDDEQESELCIVKSKCKVICPICTKDFPEDEITVHASLCGDSFQCMVPEENDQTTGTPAQTSVCTTDSVEDVLRCLEQQVDTTTEFKLCVDREDLPDRGILQWQRKKAASPTSVLRVVFIGEAGVDTGALRKEFLSDMISGIESRFFEGLENKGKNPKYSLTDLDNENFRTVGEIIAVSLAQGGPSPAFFKEWCYNFLCSGEVDFSCLSKEDVADVESSLLIRKVEDAADIQYLMMWADEIVSCGYTNQIKMDSKESMIRAIVLHSTTRLIPMLQQLRKGMELYGLVNLMAVNPEACHSLFVPGKILKPDADFIMMSCQPHFSEKGTSRERTERKIINFLQDFLQEIEVSEKTSETFSNITDGNTGGAGGEKSESLAVHHVLQWMTGQSHVPILPDEKRHFKITCKFDHECKERLGDHSICYPVVSACTCTVTFPVQHLDTYTVFKTIMSAAVKYGGGFHRV, from the exons ATGGCAGAATCAAACAATGGCTCCAATAATACTACACCACAGTATCAG GGTAATGGTGCAGTTGAGTCAGCAGTAAGAAATCTGGTGTCTTTGCTGCTTAACAACATATCCACAAATCCTTCAGGGAGGCCAACAGAGAGTGGGCAGCCGGAGCCTAGAAATCTGACTATCCAGCAAGAGATGACaag ATCATTTCCAGGATATTTCAAATCACACTTGAGCCGTGGTAAAAAGAGATGTTTAACATCTACTAAGCAGCTTGTTAAGGCAGGCAGTAAGACCACAGGCCTCAGTTTTTATTTGCTGTCAAAAAACACATCCTACACACCTTTGCCAGCTGAGGAGCTTGAACTCCTACAAGCTGGCATGGGGAGACAAACAGTGTCTCTTCCAGAAGATGGTGACCATGCAGAG ATTTCTAGACTTCTGGAAGAAACCTTTCCAAAAATGGAATATCTTTGTGGAGGATGGCTCTTACATAAGGCAACAG GTGGCAGTGGTCGACGAAAGCTCACTGTAATTCCACCTGAAACAGAAGGATATTCTGTCAAAACACTGAAAGCTGTGTCAGGAGGTGGCAAATCCACTTTTTACATAGTACCTCTTCAGGAAACATTAGACACATCTCCTCTACCTCCCGACTCACAGCACTTTTCAAAGATGCCAAAGAAGATATGTTACCAGTGTAATGAAGTTATGCCTCTGCAGATGCTTGCAGTACACATCAATACGTGCAAAGGAAAATTCTCTCCTGATGAGACTGATGATGAG CAGGAATCGGAGTTATGCATTGTGAAAAGCAAATGCAAG GTTATTTGTCCAATATGCACTAAGGATTTTCCTGAAGATGAGATCACAGTCCATGCGAGTCTGTGTGGGGATAG CTTTCAATGCATGGTGCCTGAAGAAAATGACCAAACTACAGGGACACCAGCTCAAACTTCAGTATGCACAACAGACAG CGTGGAAGATGTATTGCGTTGCCTTGAACAACAAGTCGACACCACAACAGAATTTAAGTTGTGTGTGGACAGAGAAGACCTTCCAGACAGAGGCATTCTccagtggcagagaaaaaaagctgCATCTCCCACCAGTGTTCTTAGGGTGGTTTTCATTGGAGAGGCAGGCGTGGATACAGGAGCACTTAGGAAAGAGTTTTTGAGTG ACATGATTTCAGGTATTGAAAGCAGATTCTTTGAAGGACTTGAGAACAAGGGCAAAAACCCCAAGTATTCTCTGACCGATCTTGATAATGAAAACTTCAG AACTGTTGGTGAAATAATTGCAGTCAGCCTCGCCCAAGGAGGCCCATCTCCTGCCTTTTTCAAAGAATGGTGCTACAATTTCCTCTGCTCAGGAGAGGTTGATTTCAGCTGTCTGTCTAAGGAGGATGTTGCAGATGTGGAATCTTCCCTGCTCATCCGCAAA GTTGAAGATGCAGCAGACATACAGTATCTGATGATGTGGGCTGATGAAATTGTCAGCTGTGGATACACAAACCAGATAAAGATGGATAGTAAGGAAAGCATGATCCG tgctatTGTCTTACACTCTACAACAAGACTGATTCCAATGCTACAGCAGCTCCGAAAGGGCATGGAACTCTATGGTCTTGTGAACCTGATGGCTGTAAATCCTGAAGCTTGCCACAGTTTGTTTGTTCCTGGGAAAATCCTCAAA CCAGACGCTGATTTCATTATGATGAGCTGCCAACCACATTTCAGTGAAAAAGGGACATCTAGGGAGAGAACTGAGAGGAAGATCATAAATTTTTTGCAAGATTTCTTGCAGGAGATTGAAGTATCAG aaaagacttcagaaacattttcaaacatcaCAGATGGAAACACAGGCGGTGCAGGTGGTGAAAAATCAGAGTCTCTTGCTGTCCACcatgtgctccagtggatgaccGGCCAGTCCCATGTTCCCATCCTTCCTGATGAAAAGAGACATTTCAAAATAACATGCAAGTTTGACCATGAATGTAAGGAGCGGCTGGGAGATCACTCCATTTGTTACCCAGTTGTGAGTGCATGCACTTGTACTGtgacttttccagtgcagcATCTGGACACTTACACAGTGTTTAAAACCATAATGAGTGCAGCAGTTAAATATGGTGGTGGATTCCACAGAGTTTAA
- the LOC112433431 gene encoding uncharacterized protein LOC112433431 isoform X3, whose amino-acid sequence MAESNNGSNNTTPQYQGNGAVESAVRNLVSLLLNNISTNPSGRPTESGQPEPRNLTIQQEMTRSFPGYFKSHLSRGKKRCLTSTKQLVKAGSKTTGLSFYLLSKNTSYTPLPAEELELLQAGMGRQTVSLPEDGDHAEISRLLEETFPKMEYLCGGWLLHKATGGSGRRKLTVIPPETEGYSVKTLKAVSGGGKSTFYIVPLQETLDTSPLPPDSQHFSKMPKKICYQCNEVMPLQMLAVHINTCKGKFSPDETDDEQESELCIVKSKCKVICPICTKDFPEDEITVHASLCGDSFQCMVPEENDQTTGTPAQTSVCTTDSVEDVLRCLEQQVDTTTEFKLCVDREDLPDRGILQWQRKKAASPTSVLRVVFIGEAGVDTGALRKEFLSDMISGIESRFFEGLENKGKNPKYSLTDLDNENFRTVGEIIAVSLAQGGPSPAFFKEWCYNFLCSGEVDFSCLSKEDVADVESSLLIRKVEDAADIQYLMMWADEIVSCGYTNQIKMDSKESMIRAIVLHSTTRLIPMLQQLRKGMELYGLVNLMAVNPEACHSLFVPGKILKPDADFIMMSCQPHFSEKGTSRERTERKIINFLQDFLQEIEVSDGNTGGAGGEKSESLAVHHVLQWMTGQSHVPILPDEKRHFKITCKFDHECKERLGDHSICYPVVSACTCTVTFPVQHLDTYTVFKTIMSAAVKYGGGFHRV is encoded by the exons ATGGCAGAATCAAACAATGGCTCCAATAATACTACACCACAGTATCAG GGTAATGGTGCAGTTGAGTCAGCAGTAAGAAATCTGGTGTCTTTGCTGCTTAACAACATATCCACAAATCCTTCAGGGAGGCCAACAGAGAGTGGGCAGCCGGAGCCTAGAAATCTGACTATCCAGCAAGAGATGACaag ATCATTTCCAGGATATTTCAAATCACACTTGAGCCGTGGTAAAAAGAGATGTTTAACATCTACTAAGCAGCTTGTTAAGGCAGGCAGTAAGACCACAGGCCTCAGTTTTTATTTGCTGTCAAAAAACACATCCTACACACCTTTGCCAGCTGAGGAGCTTGAACTCCTACAAGCTGGCATGGGGAGACAAACAGTGTCTCTTCCAGAAGATGGTGACCATGCAGAG ATTTCTAGACTTCTGGAAGAAACCTTTCCAAAAATGGAATATCTTTGTGGAGGATGGCTCTTACATAAGGCAACAG GTGGCAGTGGTCGACGAAAGCTCACTGTAATTCCACCTGAAACAGAAGGATATTCTGTCAAAACACTGAAAGCTGTGTCAGGAGGTGGCAAATCCACTTTTTACATAGTACCTCTTCAGGAAACATTAGACACATCTCCTCTACCTCCCGACTCACAGCACTTTTCAAAGATGCCAAAGAAGATATGTTACCAGTGTAATGAAGTTATGCCTCTGCAGATGCTTGCAGTACACATCAATACGTGCAAAGGAAAATTCTCTCCTGATGAGACTGATGATGAG CAGGAATCGGAGTTATGCATTGTGAAAAGCAAATGCAAG GTTATTTGTCCAATATGCACTAAGGATTTTCCTGAAGATGAGATCACAGTCCATGCGAGTCTGTGTGGGGATAG CTTTCAATGCATGGTGCCTGAAGAAAATGACCAAACTACAGGGACACCAGCTCAAACTTCAGTATGCACAACAGACAG CGTGGAAGATGTATTGCGTTGCCTTGAACAACAAGTCGACACCACAACAGAATTTAAGTTGTGTGTGGACAGAGAAGACCTTCCAGACAGAGGCATTCTccagtggcagagaaaaaaagctgCATCTCCCACCAGTGTTCTTAGGGTGGTTTTCATTGGAGAGGCAGGCGTGGATACAGGAGCACTTAGGAAAGAGTTTTTGAGTG ACATGATTTCAGGTATTGAAAGCAGATTCTTTGAAGGACTTGAGAACAAGGGCAAAAACCCCAAGTATTCTCTGACCGATCTTGATAATGAAAACTTCAG AACTGTTGGTGAAATAATTGCAGTCAGCCTCGCCCAAGGAGGCCCATCTCCTGCCTTTTTCAAAGAATGGTGCTACAATTTCCTCTGCTCAGGAGAGGTTGATTTCAGCTGTCTGTCTAAGGAGGATGTTGCAGATGTGGAATCTTCCCTGCTCATCCGCAAA GTTGAAGATGCAGCAGACATACAGTATCTGATGATGTGGGCTGATGAAATTGTCAGCTGTGGATACACAAACCAGATAAAGATGGATAGTAAGGAAAGCATGATCCG tgctatTGTCTTACACTCTACAACAAGACTGATTCCAATGCTACAGCAGCTCCGAAAGGGCATGGAACTCTATGGTCTTGTGAACCTGATGGCTGTAAATCCTGAAGCTTGCCACAGTTTGTTTGTTCCTGGGAAAATCCTCAAA CCAGACGCTGATTTCATTATGATGAGCTGCCAACCACATTTCAGTGAAAAAGGGACATCTAGGGAGAGAACTGAGAGGAAGATCATAAATTTTTTGCAAGATTTCTTGCAGGAGATTGAAGTATCAG ATGGAAACACAGGCGGTGCAGGTGGTGAAAAATCAGAGTCTCTTGCTGTCCACcatgtgctccagtggatgaccGGCCAGTCCCATGTTCCCATCCTTCCTGATGAAAAGAGACATTTCAAAATAACATGCAAGTTTGACCATGAATGTAAGGAGCGGCTGGGAGATCACTCCATTTGTTACCCAGTTGTGAGTGCATGCACTTGTACTGtgacttttccagtgcagcATCTGGACACTTACACAGTGTTTAAAACCATAATGAGTGCAGCAGTTAAATATGGTGGTGGATTCCACAGAGTTTAA
- the LOC112433431 gene encoding uncharacterized protein LOC112433431 isoform X4 produces the protein MTRSFPGYFKSHLSRGKKRCLTSTKQLVKAGSKTTGLSFYLLSKNTSYTPLPAEELELLQAGMGRQTVSLPEDGDHAEISRLLEETFPKMEYLCGGWLLHKATGGSGRRKLTVIPPETEGYSVKTLKAVSGGGKSTFYIVPLQETLDTSPLPPDSQHFSKMPKKICYQCNEVMPLQMLAVHINTCKGKFSPDETDDEQESELCIVKSKCKVICPICTKDFPEDEITVHASLCGDSFQCMVPEENDQTTGTPAQTSVCTTDSVEDVLRCLEQQVDTTTEFKLCVDREDLPDRGILQWQRKKAASPTSVLRVVFIGEAGVDTGALRKEFLSDMISGIESRFFEGLENKGKNPKYSLTDLDNENFRTVGEIIAVSLAQGGPSPAFFKEWCYNFLCSGEVDFSCLSKEDVADVESSLLIRKVEDAADIQYLMMWADEIVSCGYTNQIKMDSKESMIRAIVLHSTTRLIPMLQQLRKGMELYGLVNLMAVNPEACHSLFVPGKILKPDADFIMMSCQPHFSEKGTSRERTERKIINFLQDFLQEIEVSEKTSETFSNITDGNTGGAGGEKSESLAVHHVLQWMTGQSHVPILPDEKRHFKITCKFDHECKERLGDHSICYPVVSACTCTVTFPVQHLDTYTVFKTIMSAAVKYGGGFHRV, from the exons ATGACaag ATCATTTCCAGGATATTTCAAATCACACTTGAGCCGTGGTAAAAAGAGATGTTTAACATCTACTAAGCAGCTTGTTAAGGCAGGCAGTAAGACCACAGGCCTCAGTTTTTATTTGCTGTCAAAAAACACATCCTACACACCTTTGCCAGCTGAGGAGCTTGAACTCCTACAAGCTGGCATGGGGAGACAAACAGTGTCTCTTCCAGAAGATGGTGACCATGCAGAG ATTTCTAGACTTCTGGAAGAAACCTTTCCAAAAATGGAATATCTTTGTGGAGGATGGCTCTTACATAAGGCAACAG GTGGCAGTGGTCGACGAAAGCTCACTGTAATTCCACCTGAAACAGAAGGATATTCTGTCAAAACACTGAAAGCTGTGTCAGGAGGTGGCAAATCCACTTTTTACATAGTACCTCTTCAGGAAACATTAGACACATCTCCTCTACCTCCCGACTCACAGCACTTTTCAAAGATGCCAAAGAAGATATGTTACCAGTGTAATGAAGTTATGCCTCTGCAGATGCTTGCAGTACACATCAATACGTGCAAAGGAAAATTCTCTCCTGATGAGACTGATGATGAG CAGGAATCGGAGTTATGCATTGTGAAAAGCAAATGCAAG GTTATTTGTCCAATATGCACTAAGGATTTTCCTGAAGATGAGATCACAGTCCATGCGAGTCTGTGTGGGGATAG CTTTCAATGCATGGTGCCTGAAGAAAATGACCAAACTACAGGGACACCAGCTCAAACTTCAGTATGCACAACAGACAG CGTGGAAGATGTATTGCGTTGCCTTGAACAACAAGTCGACACCACAACAGAATTTAAGTTGTGTGTGGACAGAGAAGACCTTCCAGACAGAGGCATTCTccagtggcagagaaaaaaagctgCATCTCCCACCAGTGTTCTTAGGGTGGTTTTCATTGGAGAGGCAGGCGTGGATACAGGAGCACTTAGGAAAGAGTTTTTGAGTG ACATGATTTCAGGTATTGAAAGCAGATTCTTTGAAGGACTTGAGAACAAGGGCAAAAACCCCAAGTATTCTCTGACCGATCTTGATAATGAAAACTTCAG AACTGTTGGTGAAATAATTGCAGTCAGCCTCGCCCAAGGAGGCCCATCTCCTGCCTTTTTCAAAGAATGGTGCTACAATTTCCTCTGCTCAGGAGAGGTTGATTTCAGCTGTCTGTCTAAGGAGGATGTTGCAGATGTGGAATCTTCCCTGCTCATCCGCAAA GTTGAAGATGCAGCAGACATACAGTATCTGATGATGTGGGCTGATGAAATTGTCAGCTGTGGATACACAAACCAGATAAAGATGGATAGTAAGGAAAGCATGATCCG tgctatTGTCTTACACTCTACAACAAGACTGATTCCAATGCTACAGCAGCTCCGAAAGGGCATGGAACTCTATGGTCTTGTGAACCTGATGGCTGTAAATCCTGAAGCTTGCCACAGTTTGTTTGTTCCTGGGAAAATCCTCAAA CCAGACGCTGATTTCATTATGATGAGCTGCCAACCACATTTCAGTGAAAAAGGGACATCTAGGGAGAGAACTGAGAGGAAGATCATAAATTTTTTGCAAGATTTCTTGCAGGAGATTGAAGTATCAG aaaagacttcagaaacattttcaaacatcaCAGATGGAAACACAGGCGGTGCAGGTGGTGAAAAATCAGAGTCTCTTGCTGTCCACcatgtgctccagtggatgaccGGCCAGTCCCATGTTCCCATCCTTCCTGATGAAAAGAGACATTTCAAAATAACATGCAAGTTTGACCATGAATGTAAGGAGCGGCTGGGAGATCACTCCATTTGTTACCCAGTTGTGAGTGCATGCACTTGTACTGtgacttttccagtgcagcATCTGGACACTTACACAGTGTTTAAAACCATAATGAGTGCAGCAGTTAAATATGGTGGTGGATTCCACAGAGTTTAA
- the LOC112433431 gene encoding uncharacterized protein LOC112433431 isoform X2 has translation MAESNNGSNNTTPQYQGNGAVESAVRNLVSLLLNNISTNPSGRPTESGQPEPRNLTIQQEMTRSFPGYFKSHLSRGKKRCLTSTKQLVKAGSKTTGLSFYLLSKNTSYTPLPAEELELLQAGMGRQTVSLPEDGDHAEISRLLEETFPKMEYLCGGWLLHKATGGSGRRKLTVIPPETEGYSVKTLKAVSGGGKSTFYIVPLQETLDTSPLPPDSQHFSKMPKKICYQCNEVMPLQMLAVHINTCKGKFSPDETDDEESELCIVKSKCKVICPICTKDFPEDEITVHASLCGDSFQCMVPEENDQTTGTPAQTSVCTTDSVEDVLRCLEQQVDTTTEFKLCVDREDLPDRGILQWQRKKAASPTSVLRVVFIGEAGVDTGALRKEFLSDMISGIESRFFEGLENKGKNPKYSLTDLDNENFRTVGEIIAVSLAQGGPSPAFFKEWCYNFLCSGEVDFSCLSKEDVADVESSLLIRKVEDAADIQYLMMWADEIVSCGYTNQIKMDSKESMIRAIVLHSTTRLIPMLQQLRKGMELYGLVNLMAVNPEACHSLFVPGKILKPDADFIMMSCQPHFSEKGTSRERTERKIINFLQDFLQEIEVSEKTSETFSNITDGNTGGAGGEKSESLAVHHVLQWMTGQSHVPILPDEKRHFKITCKFDHECKERLGDHSICYPVVSACTCTVTFPVQHLDTYTVFKTIMSAAVKYGGGFHRV, from the exons ATGGCAGAATCAAACAATGGCTCCAATAATACTACACCACAGTATCAG GGTAATGGTGCAGTTGAGTCAGCAGTAAGAAATCTGGTGTCTTTGCTGCTTAACAACATATCCACAAATCCTTCAGGGAGGCCAACAGAGAGTGGGCAGCCGGAGCCTAGAAATCTGACTATCCAGCAAGAGATGACaag ATCATTTCCAGGATATTTCAAATCACACTTGAGCCGTGGTAAAAAGAGATGTTTAACATCTACTAAGCAGCTTGTTAAGGCAGGCAGTAAGACCACAGGCCTCAGTTTTTATTTGCTGTCAAAAAACACATCCTACACACCTTTGCCAGCTGAGGAGCTTGAACTCCTACAAGCTGGCATGGGGAGACAAACAGTGTCTCTTCCAGAAGATGGTGACCATGCAGAG ATTTCTAGACTTCTGGAAGAAACCTTTCCAAAAATGGAATATCTTTGTGGAGGATGGCTCTTACATAAGGCAACAG GTGGCAGTGGTCGACGAAAGCTCACTGTAATTCCACCTGAAACAGAAGGATATTCTGTCAAAACACTGAAAGCTGTGTCAGGAGGTGGCAAATCCACTTTTTACATAGTACCTCTTCAGGAAACATTAGACACATCTCCTCTACCTCCCGACTCACAGCACTTTTCAAAGATGCCAAAGAAGATATGTTACCAGTGTAATGAAGTTATGCCTCTGCAGATGCTTGCAGTACACATCAATACGTGCAAAGGAAAATTCTCTCCTGATGAGACTGATGATGAG GAATCGGAGTTATGCATTGTGAAAAGCAAATGCAAG GTTATTTGTCCAATATGCACTAAGGATTTTCCTGAAGATGAGATCACAGTCCATGCGAGTCTGTGTGGGGATAG CTTTCAATGCATGGTGCCTGAAGAAAATGACCAAACTACAGGGACACCAGCTCAAACTTCAGTATGCACAACAGACAG CGTGGAAGATGTATTGCGTTGCCTTGAACAACAAGTCGACACCACAACAGAATTTAAGTTGTGTGTGGACAGAGAAGACCTTCCAGACAGAGGCATTCTccagtggcagagaaaaaaagctgCATCTCCCACCAGTGTTCTTAGGGTGGTTTTCATTGGAGAGGCAGGCGTGGATACAGGAGCACTTAGGAAAGAGTTTTTGAGTG ACATGATTTCAGGTATTGAAAGCAGATTCTTTGAAGGACTTGAGAACAAGGGCAAAAACCCCAAGTATTCTCTGACCGATCTTGATAATGAAAACTTCAG AACTGTTGGTGAAATAATTGCAGTCAGCCTCGCCCAAGGAGGCCCATCTCCTGCCTTTTTCAAAGAATGGTGCTACAATTTCCTCTGCTCAGGAGAGGTTGATTTCAGCTGTCTGTCTAAGGAGGATGTTGCAGATGTGGAATCTTCCCTGCTCATCCGCAAA GTTGAAGATGCAGCAGACATACAGTATCTGATGATGTGGGCTGATGAAATTGTCAGCTGTGGATACACAAACCAGATAAAGATGGATAGTAAGGAAAGCATGATCCG tgctatTGTCTTACACTCTACAACAAGACTGATTCCAATGCTACAGCAGCTCCGAAAGGGCATGGAACTCTATGGTCTTGTGAACCTGATGGCTGTAAATCCTGAAGCTTGCCACAGTTTGTTTGTTCCTGGGAAAATCCTCAAA CCAGACGCTGATTTCATTATGATGAGCTGCCAACCACATTTCAGTGAAAAAGGGACATCTAGGGAGAGAACTGAGAGGAAGATCATAAATTTTTTGCAAGATTTCTTGCAGGAGATTGAAGTATCAG aaaagacttcagaaacattttcaaacatcaCAGATGGAAACACAGGCGGTGCAGGTGGTGAAAAATCAGAGTCTCTTGCTGTCCACcatgtgctccagtggatgaccGGCCAGTCCCATGTTCCCATCCTTCCTGATGAAAAGAGACATTTCAAAATAACATGCAAGTTTGACCATGAATGTAAGGAGCGGCTGGGAGATCACTCCATTTGTTACCCAGTTGTGAGTGCATGCACTTGTACTGtgacttttccagtgcagcATCTGGACACTTACACAGTGTTTAAAACCATAATGAGTGCAGCAGTTAAATATGGTGGTGGATTCCACAGAGTTTAA